The sequence below is a genomic window from Candidatus Methylomirabilota bacterium.
GATGGTGCGGTCGGCGCCGGCGGCGAGCAGCTCGGCGTCGGTGTGCGCGGTGGTGACGCCGATCGCGCGCATGCCGGCGGCCCGCGCGGCCTGGATGCCCACGGGCGCATCCTCGAAGACCACGCAATGGGCCGGCGTCACCCGCAGCCGCCGGGCTGCCTGCGCCCACACCTCGGGGTCGGGCTTGCCCAGCATCACGTCGTCGGCGGTGACCACCACGTCGAAGAAGCGCAGGAGCCCGAGGTCGTCGAGCAGGCGCTCCGCGTCCCAGCGCGAGGCGGAGGTTCCGACGGCGCGCGGCACGTGCTGCCGCTCCAGCGCGTGCAGGAACTCGGGCACGCCGGGCACCGGCTCCATCCCGGCTTGCGCGCGCTCCTGGTAGAGATCGCGCTTGCGGCGGGCCAGCCGGCGGGCCTCCGCGTCGCTCACGCGCCGGCCCAGCAGCAGGGGAATCGCCTCCTCGCTGGGCCGGCCGATGGTGAGGCGCCAGTGCTCGGGATGCGCGGGCTCGGTACCGAGCTCGGCCAGCAGCGCCCGCCACGCGTGCCGATGGTGTGCCCCGCTGTCGATCAGCACGCCATCCATATCGAAGATCGCGGCGGTCACCTGAGGCGATACAGCGGGGCCAGCAGGTGGAACGTCTCGCGCGCGGCGCGGGCGTAGTCGCGCGGCTTCCACTTCGTGGCCTCCTCCGCCGAGACCGCGCGGCCGAGCACGAACTGGCCGTCGCGCGTCCGCAGCAGCTCGTCGCCGAGCCGCGCCACCGCGTCGGCCGGGAGATCGGTGAGGATGGCGGCCGGCGCGTCGTCGTGCTCGTCCTTGAACCAGCCGAGGCCCCTGGCCCGGCGCAGGACCGGCACCAGCTGGCGGGTGTGCCGCTTCCACGCCCCGAGCCAGCGCTTCTTCTGCGCGTGCTCGGGCCCGGCCTCGAACAGGAAGCGCACGCCCTGGCGCGAGACCGCCACCTTGAAGTGGCAGTGCTTCTTGTAGCCGCGCCGGTCGAGCGCGAAGGCCACCCAGGTATCGTCGGGCGGGTTCACGGTGCGCCGAGCGTG
It includes:
- a CDS encoding HAD family phosphatase, which encodes MTAAIFDMDGVLIDSGAHHRHAWRALLAELGTEPAHPEHWRLTIGRPSEEAIPLLLGRRVSDAEARRLARRKRDLYQERAQAGMEPVPGVPEFLHALERQHVPRAVGTSASRWDAERLLDDLGLLRFFDVVVTADDVMLGKPDPEVWAQAARRLRVTPAHCVVFEDAPVGIQAARAAGMRAIGVTTAHTDAELLAAGADRTIPDFQGLEWSSIAPR
- a CDS encoding DUF1054 family protein; this encodes MSFTGFTPSDFKVFDIPGFKPRMAAIKMRIRPKLEAVGRELLPDVTRVGGGEAFIHVAKHARRTVNPPDDTWVAFALDRRGYKKHCHFKVAVSRQGVRFLFEAGPEHAQKKRWLGAWKRHTRQLVPVLRRARGLGWFKDEHDDAPAAILTDLPADAVARLGDELLRTRDGQFVLGRAVSAEEATKWKPRDYARAARETFHLLAPLYRLR